CGCGAGACGTCGAAGTGGGTGACCTCACGGAATTCGCCCTCGCCCGTCCGGCAGACGCGCCAGAGGGCCTCGACGCCCACGCCGCCCGGGGACAGCACCCCGAGCCCGGTCACCACAGGGGCGCGGTCGGCGTCGGCTCCGGTCTCCGCGACACCGACGCTCGCGGCTCGCGCGGCCCTCGCTCCCGCGGTGCTCACGCTGTCTCCGCGGGGGCGTGGCCGTGGGCGTCGAGATAGCGGACGAGTGCGTCGACCGAGTCCGCGATCTCCCACAGCTCTCCGTCGGTGATGCGCTCGACCTCGAAGTCGCGCTCCAGCGCGGCGAGTACGACCACGACGTCCAGGGAGTCGATGCCCACGTCGTGAAACTTCTCGCCGCGGTCCAGGGCGTGGGCGAGCTGGGTCCCGATCCGCGCGCCCAGACGGTCGCGCACCAGCGCTTCCGTCCGGCCGGCGGCCGAACCCCGCCGATCGTCCTGCATAGCCTCTTCCTCTCCGTGGTCGGTGCCGCTCCGGCTGATGCCGGTCCCGTGTCCGATGTCCTGCGTGCGGTGTCCCGCCCGGGTGCCGGCTCCCGCCGTGTCCGGCGCTGTCACGTCCGCTGCGGCGCGGTCTGTCCGTTCCGTGCCCGGCTGCCGCTCGCGCGTCCCGTGCCGGCCCGCCCGAAGCCGTCCACGTCCAGCCGGACCTCGCGCCGGGTCGCCACCGCCGCCGCGTAACCGGACAGCCGCGCCGGTACGGTCCGCACCGACCAGCCGTCCGCCTCCCGGGGACCGGCGACGACCAGCCGTCCGTCGTCGTCCAGCCGCGCGCCGACGCCGGCCAGTGCGGTGCCCAGCCCGAGGCCGGTCGCCTTGGCGTACGCCTCGCCGCAGGCCCACGCGGCCAGTAGGGCAGGCCGGGCTCGGGCGGCCGGCAGCGTGTGCCACCGGTCGTGTTCGGCGGGCGCGAACACCCGCCGAGCCAGCATGCGCAGATCACCGGCGGCCGTGCCCGACTCGACGTCCACCCCGACACCGTGCCTGCCGTGCGCCACCGCGACCGCGGCCAACCCGCCCGAGTGCGCCAGGGAGAGGGACAGGTCCACGCCGGGCAGCGCCAGCCGTACCGGTCCGTGATCGTCCGCGCCGCACCGGGTGCAGGTCACGCGCAACGGGACCCTGTCCGGCCGCAGTCCCAGCCCGCGGCCCAGCATTCCTCGCAGCACCCCGCGGGCGACGGTGAACCGGGCGCGCGCCACGTCCGTCATCGCCGCGCCGCGCCGCCGCTCCTCGGGGCTGAGCAGCGAGGCGTAGCTGCGCGCCGAGCCGGGGGTGACGCGCTGCTGCCAGAGCCGGGCCCGCCCCGGTCCGGGCAGCACGCGGAAGTCGGGGCCGTTCACCGGTCCACGCCCAGCTTCAGCAGGTGCCAGATCTCCTCGACCGTCTCCGCCGCGCTCTGGTCGGAGGTGTCGAGCCAGTGCCCGAGCCGGGGGGTCTCGTCCCGGAAGGCCGCGTCCAGCGCGTCCGCGCCCCAGCCCCCCTCCCCGTACGCGTGGTGGGTGCGGCCCGCGTCGCGGCCTCCGGCCACCTCCGCACGCGGCGCCAGGACGACGACGTGCACGGTGAGGGTGTCGCCGAGCATGGCGACGAACTCCTCCAGATAGGTGCCGATGATGTTGTCCTCGGCGACCACCGGGAAGCCCGCGGCCGCGTAGGAGCGGGCCAGGAACGCGAGGTGGCGCAGTCGCAGCCCGTACTGGAGCAGCGCCTCCGGCTCCCGCTCAGGGGACATCTCGGCCCGCCCGGTGACCACCATGCGCCGCAGCACGTCGCCCTCGATCAGGACGGCGCGGTCGAAGCGCTCGGCGAGCAGCGCGCCCACGGTGGACTTGCCGCTGCCGGGGATGCCGGTGACCACCACCACGGGTGCGGTGGCGGTCACGAGACCGGGGCCTTCGTGCGGACGCGGTCGGCGGCGCCGTGGTGGACCTGCCAGCGCAGCGGTTCGTCGCGGAAGGTCAGCACCTCCACCACCGCGCGGTTGACCAGGGGCTCGACCTTCTGGAAGGAGCGCTTGACGACCTTGGTGCCCAGCTCGCCGAGGCCGTCGGGCAGGTACTGCTTGACCTGCTCGAAGAGCAGCCACTGCCGGCCCTTGCGGTTCTTGGTGACGCGCTCGACGTAACTGGGCCTGATGCCGTACTTGTTGGCGAAGTGTCGCAGGGTGTCCTCGGTCCAGGCGTCGCTCCACCGCAGCATGAAGTAGGGCAGGTCGGTGAGGGCGAAGGGCGGCGGCATCCGATAGGTGATCACCGACCGCGGCTCGAAGAAGACCGTGCCGCCGGCATCCAGCACCCGCTGGCTGAAGTCCAGGTGTTCGCGGGTGGTGAGCAGGCCCTCGTCCATCCCGCCGACCTGTTCGAAGACCGAGCGGCGCACGAGCGCGCAGTGGAACTCGATGATGTCGCACCGCTGGCGCCGCATCTCCTCCTCCGGCACCTCGGTGATGTGCTTCATGAAGTGTCGCTGCGTCTGCTTGAACTCCCTGGTGCCCCAGACGCCGGAGAACTCCATGTCGCCACCGGCCATGTGGACCACCTGCTCGTCCAGGGGGCCGTGCAGGTAGAGCGGGCCGACCATGGCGGCCTTCTCCTCGTCCGCGCAGGCCACCAGTGGTTCGAGCCAACCGGGCGTGTAGTCCACGTCGTTGTCGAGGAAGACCACGTACTCGCTCTCGGCGAAGCGCAATCCCACGTTCCGCGCGCAATTGGGCGAGACGTACTTGTTCAGGCGGATAGCGGTGAAGCCCAGCTCGTCGCCGAGCCGCTTGAGCCGTTCCCACCGCTCCCGGGGGGAGTTGACGTCGACGTACACGACATCGCAGGGGAGTTCGGTGTGCTCGTAGAAGCTCCTGAGCGACTCCTCCGCGTAGGAGAAGCGCTCCCGGCTGGTGATGATGGCCGTCACACGGGGCGGGTTGTCCATGTCTGCTCCAGGTTCACCGGGGAGTGGGGCGGCGCGGGCCCGGGCTCCGTCGCGGCGGATCACCGGGCCGGCCCGCGGGTCAGTCGGGTCGGACGGTGATCAACGAGTAGTGGCCGTAGGCGGGCGTGGTCACACAGGCCCCGAACCCCGACTGCGCCAGCAGCGAGGCCAGTTCGGGCAGGGTACGCAGGCGGCCGCCGGTCATCACGGCCAGCGCCAGCGAGTAGCCGGCAGCCGAGTCCGAGCCGTGCCGGGAGTCGTCGAGCAGTACCTGGTGGATGAGGAGCCGCCCGTCGGGTGCGAGAGCCTTGCGGGCCCGGCCGAGCAGGGTACGGCAGCCCTCGTCGTCCCAGTCGCTGAGTACGTCGGCGAAGAGCACCCGGTCCTGCTCGCCCGGCCAGGGTTCGCCGAACATGTCACCGGCCCGCAGGCGTACGCGTCCGGTGAGGCCCGAGTCCTCGATCAGCCGGAGGGCCAGGCGCTCGACTACCGGCAGGTCCAGCACCTGCGCGGTCAGCCGCGGATTGCGTCCGGCCAGAGCGAGCGAGTAGGTGCCCACGCCGCCGCCGACCTCCAGCAGGCTGGTGCAGTCGCCGAGTTCGAGGCGGGAGGCGAGCGCCGCCGCCGGACCGGCGGAGTGCGCGTGCATGGCGCGGGCGAACAGCTCGCCGTGATGGCGGGAGCGGTTGTGGGTGTCCCAGATTCCCTTGCCCCGGTAGCCGAACGGCGTCCCCTCCGTCACCAGGGTCCGGACGGCGGTGCAGCGCTCGTCCCAGCCGAGACCGAGCATCGGGCCCCAGTGGCGGGCGGTACCCGGCAGCAGGAAGGACCGGGCCGTCGCGGTCGGGTGGTACGCGCCGGCGTGCACCACGAGCAGCCCCTGCGCCGCCAGGGCGTTCAGCAGGACCGCGGTGCCGTGCGGGTGCAGTGCGCGGTCCGAGGCGAGCGCGGCGGCGGACGACGGTGCTTCGGCCAGCGCGGCGAACAGCCCGAGGCGGTCGGCCACGGCCACTGCGGAGAGCCGGTACTGCGACGCCAGCACGTCCATCATCAGGGTGTCGTCGGGAGCTGTTGCGTCGGCTTCGGCGACAGGCAGCAGCGCGCTGTCGGACGTCATCGGGCGCCGGCCTCCGCGATGCGCCCGGAGAGGGTTTCGACGAGTTCCCGGACGGTCGTGTAGCGCATCGGGTCGATGTCGTCGTTCTCGAAAGTGAGATCGTGTTTCTGCTCGAAATGGCTGAAGACGTAGGCCATGGTGATCGAGTCCAGTTCCAGGGCGGAGACCGGGTCGTCCAAGGTGATGCCCGCAGCGCGTTCCGGTGCTGTATCGCACTGCTCCACCAGAACCGTACGGATTTCTTGGAGAATTTCGCCGTCCGAACCCATGCTCCTGCTCCCCTCACCGAAAGCGAACAATGATTCACCGTTGCGCCGTACAGATCGGCGCGGCCGAGCACGACCAGACGCTATGCCTCGGGAAGAATCCTGTCAACGCTTTACCTGACGAAAAGAATGTGCAGCGCACAACGCCTTTCAGACCCCATGGGATTTCACTCCACAGGGCCTTTCGAAAGTCCGCCGGTTGCTTTTCGGATTACCCGCGGGCGAAGTTCTCCAGATTCTCCAGGGGTTTTCCCGCACCAAAGCACCACTGTGTCTCGCCGAGCAGTCGGCGGGTGATGCGCGCGCCGTCCGTCTCGACGGCCGAAGGGCGCTCGCTCCCGTTCCAGCGGTGCATCTCGTTCAGCAGTCCCTCCAGGCTGTCGGCGAGCAGCGGGATCTCCTCGTGTGCGACGGCGTAGACGCCTTCGGCCTGGAAGCGGTGGAGCCCCAGCATCAGCAGCCCGAGCTTCTGCGCCCGTGCCGCGGCGGTCAGCGCGGCCTGCGAGACCCGCCGCACGGACTCCTGGCCGGCGTCGGCGAGCGCGTGGCCGAACAGAAACAGCTGCGGCTGGATGTCGCCGAGCACCAGGACGTCGATGCCCGCGGCGACCAGCGCCGGCAGCGGTCCGCCGGGCCACACCCTGCTGTGGAACGCCCGCAGCTCGGCGATGTCCTCGGCCAGCGCGGGCAGCGAGGCGGGGATCAGCGCGTCGGCCGCCTCCTCGGCGGGGCGTGCGCGCGGTGGCGCGATGTCCTCGACCAGCGCGACGCGCGAACAGGCCTCCCGCAGCTCGGAGTCGACCGTGAGGGTCCGGCGGTAGCCCTCGGCGGCCGGAGCGTCGACGTCCAGCACGTGCAGACCCCGCTCGTCGAGCCGGTGGGCGAGCACCATGTGGTGA
This sequence is a window from Streptomyces parvus. Protein-coding genes within it:
- a CDS encoding acyl carrier protein, which gives rise to MGSDGEILQEIRTVLVEQCDTAPERAAGITLDDPVSALELDSITMAYVFSHFEQKHDLTFENDDIDPMRYTTVRELVETLSGRIAEAGAR
- a CDS encoding 4'-phosphopantetheinyl transferase superfamily protein, with product MNGPDFRVLPGPGRARLWQQRVTPGSARSYASLLSPEERRRGAAMTDVARARFTVARGVLRGMLGRGLGLRPDRVPLRVTCTRCGADDHGPVRLALPGVDLSLSLAHSGGLAAVAVAHGRHGVGVDVESGTAAGDLRMLARRVFAPAEHDRWHTLPAARARPALLAAWACGEAYAKATGLGLGTALAGVGARLDDDGRLVVAGPREADGWSVRTVPARLSGYAAAVATRREVRLDVDGFGRAGTGRASGSRARNGQTAPQRT
- a CDS encoding acyl carrier protein → MQDDRRGSAAGRTEALVRDRLGARIGTQLAHALDRGEKFHDVGIDSLDVVVVLAALERDFEVERITDGELWEIADSVDALVRYLDAHGHAPAETA
- a CDS encoding methyltransferase, whose product is MTSDSALLPVAEADATAPDDTLMMDVLASQYRLSAVAVADRLGLFAALAEAPSSAAALASDRALHPHGTAVLLNALAAQGLLVVHAGAYHPTATARSFLLPGTARHWGPMLGLGWDERCTAVRTLVTEGTPFGYRGKGIWDTHNRSRHHGELFARAMHAHSAGPAAALASRLELGDCTSLLEVGGGVGTYSLALAGRNPRLTAQVLDLPVVERLALRLIEDSGLTGRVRLRAGDMFGEPWPGEQDRVLFADVLSDWDDEGCRTLLGRARKALAPDGRLLIHQVLLDDSRHGSDSAAGYSLALAVMTGGRLRTLPELASLLAQSGFGACVTTPAYGHYSLITVRPD
- a CDS encoding AAA family ATPase, whose product is MTATAPVVVVTGIPGSGKSTVGALLAERFDRAVLIEGDVLRRMVVTGRAEMSPEREPEALLQYGLRLRHLAFLARSYAAAGFPVVAEDNIIGTYLEEFVAMLGDTLTVHVVVLAPRAEVAGGRDAGRTHHAYGEGGWGADALDAAFRDETPRLGHWLDTSDQSAAETVEEIWHLLKLGVDR
- a CDS encoding glycosyltransferase family 2 protein, with translation MDNPPRVTAIITSRERFSYAEESLRSFYEHTELPCDVVYVDVNSPRERWERLKRLGDELGFTAIRLNKYVSPNCARNVGLRFAESEYVVFLDNDVDYTPGWLEPLVACADEEKAAMVGPLYLHGPLDEQVVHMAGGDMEFSGVWGTREFKQTQRHFMKHITEVPEEEMRRQRCDIIEFHCALVRRSVFEQVGGMDEGLLTTREHLDFSQRVLDAGGTVFFEPRSVITYRMPPPFALTDLPYFMLRWSDAWTEDTLRHFANKYGIRPSYVERVTKNRKGRQWLLFEQVKQYLPDGLGELGTKVVKRSFQKVEPLVNRAVVEVLTFRDEPLRWQVHHGAADRVRTKAPVS